A genomic region of Luteolibacter arcticus contains the following coding sequences:
- a CDS encoding helicase-related protein: MPATTTWKRGQRWVSDSEPELGLGIILDGSHGRVEIVFPAAGEQRCYAIDTAPLRRVKFQPGDRITTHEGVETTVDQVREESGLRIYQTSDGEVTEAQLADSMCFSKPEERLFGGKLDDPGDFDLRGEALRRRADMRRSPARGLAGARVDLIQHQIFIANEVANRLKPRVLLADEVGLGKTIEACLIVHRLLLTGHASRVLILVPEPLIHQWFVELLRRFNLTFDLFDEERCNAMEESDPGTNPFLDRQLVLAPMDFLADDEARAAQACEAGWDVLVVDEAHHLEWTPEHAGANYEVVRTLAAETEGLLLLTATPQQLGPEGHFARLQLLDPERYHDLDRYREETRHYEEVADLVESLANGGEAGERLGVLTAGRPRLLKAAADFLLEKEGSRERLIQDLLDGCGIGRVMFRNTRARLGGFPERLPLLAPLKGKDEMAAKTAWLSGLLEKLPAEDKVLVIAKTRELAEQIVESLRDDTGSVAALFHEDLTLMQRDRNAAFFADEDGTRVLVCSEIGSEGRNFQFARHLVLFDLPDQLDLLEQRIGRLDRIGQRGTINIHVPFLEGTSEETRVRWIHEGLDAFRASPHGAAEIQRELADSLDAALENPKKLKTLLAETEACRARISERLAKGQDRLLERCSHRPEDAARTTASIKAWDDDAEFEDFLLRLFEHCGLHIEDLSRRRYFLLPGNLKSDAFPSLPNEGITVTLDRQRALEREHEAFLTWDHPMTRAALDLLLGSETGNASFGIWESPSEKRMLLEAQVVVECVAPARLHVERFLPPVPMRIAVDHIGGDQTGDASLAAAKLRRGDPAALLRNEAVKRKVLPTMLERVRELGAEASKGVIASALQTMHAQLDDEITRLKDLAAMNDHIRPEEIDALVAREQELAAAIRSARVRVDAVRLVWKAPSM; this comes from the coding sequence ATGCCAGCCACCACCACTTGGAAACGCGGCCAGCGATGGGTCAGCGACAGCGAACCGGAACTCGGCCTCGGCATCATCCTCGACGGCTCCCACGGCCGCGTGGAAATCGTCTTCCCCGCCGCCGGAGAACAGCGCTGCTACGCCATCGATACCGCTCCACTCCGCCGGGTGAAATTCCAGCCCGGCGACCGCATCACCACCCATGAGGGGGTGGAAACCACCGTCGATCAGGTCCGCGAGGAATCCGGCCTGCGCATTTATCAAACCTCGGATGGCGAGGTGACGGAGGCCCAGCTCGCCGACTCGATGTGCTTCAGCAAGCCGGAGGAGCGTCTTTTCGGTGGCAAGCTCGATGACCCGGGCGACTTCGACCTTCGCGGCGAGGCCCTCCGGCGTCGTGCCGACATGCGGCGCTCACCCGCCCGCGGTCTCGCCGGTGCCCGTGTCGATCTCATCCAGCACCAGATCTTCATCGCGAATGAGGTCGCCAATCGTCTGAAGCCGCGCGTGCTGCTCGCCGATGAAGTCGGCCTCGGCAAGACCATCGAGGCCTGCCTCATCGTCCACCGCCTGCTGCTCACCGGCCATGCCTCCCGCGTGCTCATCCTAGTGCCGGAGCCGCTGATCCACCAATGGTTCGTCGAGCTGCTGCGCCGCTTCAATCTTACTTTCGACCTCTTCGATGAAGAGCGTTGCAACGCCATGGAGGAGAGCGACCCGGGAACGAATCCCTTCCTCGACCGGCAGCTCGTGCTCGCGCCGATGGACTTCCTGGCGGACGACGAGGCACGCGCCGCCCAGGCATGCGAAGCCGGCTGGGACGTGCTGGTCGTGGACGAAGCGCATCACCTCGAATGGACCCCTGAGCATGCCGGCGCGAACTACGAGGTCGTTCGTACTTTGGCCGCGGAAACGGAAGGCCTGCTACTCCTTACCGCCACCCCCCAGCAACTCGGGCCCGAGGGCCACTTCGCCCGCTTGCAACTGCTCGATCCCGAACGCTACCACGATCTCGACCGCTACCGCGAGGAAACCCGGCATTACGAGGAAGTCGCCGATCTGGTGGAATCCCTGGCGAATGGCGGCGAGGCCGGCGAGCGACTCGGGGTCCTCACGGCAGGACGCCCGCGCCTGTTAAAAGCGGCGGCCGATTTCCTCTTGGAGAAAGAAGGCTCCCGCGAGCGCCTGATCCAGGACCTTCTCGATGGCTGCGGCATCGGCCGCGTCATGTTCCGCAATACCCGCGCCCGCCTCGGCGGCTTCCCGGAGCGCCTGCCGCTGCTCGCGCCGCTGAAGGGCAAGGACGAGATGGCCGCCAAGACCGCTTGGCTTTCTGGTTTGTTAGAGAAGCTTCCCGCAGAGGACAAGGTGCTCGTCATCGCCAAGACTCGCGAACTCGCCGAACAAATCGTCGAGTCTCTTCGTGATGACACCGGCTCGGTGGCCGCGCTCTTCCATGAGGATCTCACCCTCATGCAGCGCGACCGGAATGCCGCCTTCTTCGCCGATGAGGATGGCACTCGCGTGCTCGTCTGCTCGGAGATCGGCAGTGAGGGTCGCAACTTCCAGTTCGCCCGCCACCTCGTGCTGTTCGACCTTCCGGACCAGCTCGATCTGTTAGAGCAACGCATCGGCCGTCTCGACCGCATCGGCCAGCGTGGGACAATCAACATCCACGTCCCCTTCTTGGAAGGCACTTCGGAGGAAACCCGTGTGCGCTGGATCCACGAAGGCCTCGATGCATTCCGTGCCAGTCCGCATGGTGCCGCGGAGATCCAGCGCGAACTCGCCGATTCTCTCGATGCCGCCTTGGAGAACCCGAAGAAACTGAAGACCCTCCTTGCCGAGACCGAGGCGTGCCGCGCCCGCATCTCCGAACGCCTCGCCAAGGGTCAGGATCGTTTGTTAGAGCGCTGCTCTCACCGCCCCGAAGACGCGGCCCGCACCACGGCCTCGATCAAGGCATGGGACGACGATGCGGAGTTCGAGGACTTCCTGCTGCGCCTCTTCGAGCACTGTGGCCTCCACATCGAAGACCTCAGCCGCCGCCGCTACTTCCTGCTGCCCGGCAATCTCAAGTCGGACGCCTTCCCCTCGCTGCCGAACGAAGGTATCACCGTCACGCTCGACCGCCAGCGCGCCCTCGAACGCGAGCACGAGGCCTTCCTTACCTGGGATCACCCGATGACCCGCGCGGCGCTCGACCTCCTGTTAGGCTCGGAAACTGGCAATGCCTCCTTCGGCATCTGGGAGTCTCCTTCGGAAAAGCGCATGCTTCTGGAAGCCCAGGTCGTGGTCGAATGCGTCGCCCCGGCCCGGCTTCACGTCGAGCGCTTCCTGCCGCCCGTACCGATGCGCATCGCAGTGGATCACATCGGCGGCGACCAGACCGGCGATGCCTCGCTCGCCGCTGCCAAGCTCCGCCGCGGCGATCCCGCCGCGCTGCTTCGCAACGAAGCCGTGAAGCGCAAGGTGCTGCCGACCATGCTCGAGCGCGTCCGCGAACTCGGTGCCGAAGCGAGCAAAGGAGTCATCGCATCCGCGCTGCAGACGATGCACGCCCAACTCGATGACGAGATCACCCGGCTCAAGGACCTTGCCGCCATGAACGATCACATCCGCCCGGAAGAGATCGATGCGCTCGTCGCCCGCGAACAGGAACTCGCCGCCGCCATCCGCTCCGCCCGCGTCCGCGTCGATGCCGTCCGCCTCGTCTGGAAAGCACCGTCCATGTAG
- a CDS encoding TIGR03067 domain-containing protein, whose translation MKTIFAVLAVVVPVLACSCVSRDTHTGPLVAPLEGPATGDYKKLEGEWTVTYCERDGKAMAGRNGYVFHFQHNRHWISGNKGYEWYALDAKASPKMIDFYDHKLPTIRAIYRIEGRQLVVCSADPGLPRPTDFSTTPGSGRILTKTERR comes from the coding sequence ATGAAGACGATCTTTGCGGTGCTGGCGGTGGTTGTTCCGGTGTTGGCCTGTTCGTGCGTCTCCCGGGATACTCACACGGGGCCGCTGGTGGCGCCGCTTGAGGGACCGGCCACGGGAGACTACAAGAAATTGGAAGGCGAGTGGACCGTGACCTATTGCGAGCGGGATGGGAAGGCGATGGCCGGCCGCAATGGCTACGTCTTTCACTTCCAGCACAACCGGCACTGGATCAGTGGAAACAAAGGATACGAGTGGTATGCGCTGGATGCGAAGGCGAGTCCCAAGATGATCGATTTCTATGATCACAAGCTGCCGACGATCCGTGCAATCTATCGAATTGAGGGCAGGCAATTGGTGGTGTGCAGTGCCGATCCGGGATTGCCGAGGCCGACGGACTTCAGCACCACGCCGGGGTCGGGCAGGATCCTGACGAAGACCGAGCGACGATAA
- a CDS encoding DUF3857 domain-containing protein, whose amino-acid sequence MMTRGKRIAFLLINLVAAAVLRAEVSTTPPPEYETSIRPLLTLLEDISARKDPHAGKDEPGTVRLAEQVTRVKEDGTYLRAVHYIVQPYSTKGADATANDRYRFYSRQETVHLALARTVLPDGTSKLLGPNAAFLQKGNRGSASTYDDAQDLVVVFPDVKPGVLCEAIVVYERKEPSVKRGYSNVIDWSPGWPVGEIRHVLDFPAAWKDRLKEHAVAVKEVRATDLPAAEGRLCREWKRGSTGRPPYEPNRAPAAQVGPATWIGTFASWDEMAAWYQGLLRGQDVLDDELKAKVTEWTADAKSPREILDVLYDRVANDIRYEGLEFGVSGLQPYTCGTVWKNQYGDCKDKANLLVAMLRHRGVPAKVVLVNTDDAGVVHRDIPDFRHFNHAIAVAELPAEGGGVQQVFCDATIRHGRPGLLGPSSAGRDVLAIDGGKAQWLKTPEVDAGEDFYRFDLAVDEEGRLTGWLSITSKGYYAVRLASAYGGADRESARDRLTSLVEDFIDGAEVVDVVLPAEQRIVDEVTVKAYVTGPPRQRDNGGRLSLPFPSSPGLFNDYGDTQVRQTSYFQWRDRTRVETTVRLPAGWRPESLPQPLKLDTPAYLAEASWSHGEGTCTASLRLDCREAVIAAGAVAGPAQANRSLAAWLGVPLLLTQAEGKAADKPAPIGQVELPLMPTGQGQMTLVNRLFPAGSDAAKRRAALEKVVSYFPNDPSTVHDARVQIAYLRVLADEYPAAVAELAPLAARRPEGVDAESFAFTRYLHAMALQETGETEAALKVMRELVADAGLSDYRRGWSASLAGTWLAERKPVPVEALELLKQAVAFGGEAAEPALVVLIPAMASTGQGEALADMMAKGDALDAFEDGGASVLKQITDGVTEKAGELQPWLARARDLAEDEDRKKHLATAATALESWLSRGEAYATVRARVLAALELRGTQYFDGTKPGDTAAATEAMLDGLNGKDRKKWIATAAAYFRTFEPSPQFSRVVWHLLGHFSAVEEKDEGVLFDELAEASALLPKSDDHYWECRFTHSWRLRDTSKVKDAEAIQRAMTEDPALPADFTKTAWSALGESHELQGRWDEAAACYAKFKEDRHGFRVVVEGILRAGLLRAHLGEREDALEIWKLLADVPATTYDDSPLISEIVDAIALSADPDATLEQWKRMDGWWKDSFVPLLKSLGLEELGQRPYLADQGTAVDVRCRKALAEKDVTMVAKDLAAVGLSFRWLPCHIGSLQTMLSLYVKPLRPQTVSRQERVVEDAAAAVSIAKLSVIEYCLRLHAGMAVDRGEPALTLKLLDGQWGEAPGRGDEHRERSAYVFGMAAVASGERLPDALAISSAVIEKGPGFVNAGTWFSLHADLLAKSGKQSEAIAFLKGKSTDPAIKADAKVLDAITTKLDALTKSAGHHEGLEASVRGYIETLAPSWYANVGPADLDDPRVGDVDKVLSGDLSRFHPAERQRLRLLIALSDRATAEVRERAYGEALVEAAASCRTLPEADAVWSHAIDDEALPLTLRLPLLWKAAVSATMTGQVELLAKLAEKPVFQSFAEAYAKRYYPLLQDIAKSRRDGAGAASQAVLDRLAGKELDAVELQVAGMFHAFLLGAGDLDAAVAAREAMKSWKLAPGTSGSILTTRLAWLRLENTAKPSIEFDRAMRGIFLPVLERVAKDAPAGWEQRMNVEQLDDLTERQADGVRAATVMKAAAHDATEGARWLRYPSFWFSSGGKTDHAKALEFFKLALGIKDDFRANLALSGTLVGMELPADGSWKEIDAVLDEALKANKSQAVGALIDFWRAFRDRKVGDPVDVPQAVLNAKKMSMLGIAVYGSSMEALIANGDKAGLESLLGEIKPDDFLDGTGIATYAAALEMLGRTDELELVRESVPDVIRKEMMSAWYEGSVSSARRTLDLAAGFDHANLLPGAWRKDMATLTVDPMGAALMAARLARLDRDWQEMLAALAKVKDQAEDDETGWHYLNAVAHVGLGKPELARPHLDKVIRAGILDGASFVQAVVLLKSLDELGK is encoded by the coding sequence ATGATGACACGAGGCAAGCGAATTGCATTTCTCCTGATCAACTTGGTCGCGGCGGCCGTTCTGCGAGCGGAGGTCTCCACGACCCCGCCGCCGGAGTATGAAACCTCGATCCGCCCGCTGCTCACGCTGCTGGAGGACATCTCCGCCCGCAAGGATCCTCATGCGGGCAAGGATGAGCCGGGCACGGTGCGGCTGGCCGAGCAGGTGACGCGGGTCAAGGAGGACGGCACCTATCTGCGCGCCGTGCACTACATCGTGCAGCCCTACTCGACGAAGGGCGCGGACGCGACGGCGAACGACCGCTACCGCTTCTACTCCCGGCAGGAGACGGTCCACCTCGCGCTTGCCCGCACGGTGCTGCCGGATGGGACCAGCAAGCTGCTCGGACCGAATGCCGCTTTCCTGCAAAAGGGCAATCGCGGCTCCGCGAGCACCTACGATGATGCCCAGGATTTGGTGGTGGTATTTCCCGATGTGAAGCCCGGCGTGCTGTGCGAGGCGATCGTGGTGTATGAGCGCAAAGAGCCATCGGTCAAACGTGGCTACAGCAATGTGATCGACTGGTCGCCCGGTTGGCCGGTCGGCGAGATCCGGCATGTGCTCGATTTCCCCGCCGCGTGGAAGGACAGGCTGAAGGAACATGCGGTGGCCGTGAAGGAGGTGCGGGCCACGGATCTGCCCGCTGCCGAGGGACGCTTGTGCCGCGAGTGGAAACGCGGATCGACGGGCCGCCCGCCCTACGAGCCGAATCGCGCGCCCGCGGCGCAGGTGGGGCCGGCGACTTGGATCGGGACCTTTGCGAGCTGGGATGAAATGGCCGCGTGGTACCAGGGGCTGCTCAGGGGTCAGGACGTGCTGGATGATGAGCTGAAGGCGAAGGTCACCGAATGGACGGCGGACGCAAAATCTCCACGCGAGATCCTCGATGTCTTGTACGACCGGGTGGCCAACGACATCCGCTACGAAGGTCTTGAATTCGGGGTATCCGGGTTGCAGCCCTACACCTGCGGCACGGTGTGGAAAAACCAATACGGCGACTGCAAGGACAAGGCGAACCTGCTGGTGGCGATGCTGCGCCACCGCGGCGTGCCTGCAAAGGTGGTGCTCGTGAATACCGACGATGCCGGCGTCGTTCACCGCGACATCCCCGACTTCCGGCACTTCAACCACGCCATCGCGGTAGCCGAGTTGCCCGCCGAGGGGGGAGGCGTCCAGCAGGTGTTTTGTGATGCTACCATCCGCCATGGGCGGCCGGGGCTGTTAGGTCCATCGTCCGCTGGGCGCGATGTGCTGGCGATCGATGGTGGGAAGGCGCAGTGGCTCAAGACGCCGGAGGTGGACGCGGGGGAGGATTTCTATCGCTTCGACCTGGCCGTGGATGAAGAGGGCCGCCTGACGGGTTGGCTCTCGATCACCTCGAAGGGCTACTATGCGGTGAGGCTGGCCAGTGCCTACGGCGGTGCCGACCGCGAGAGCGCACGCGACCGTCTGACGAGCCTGGTGGAGGATTTCATCGATGGTGCGGAAGTCGTGGACGTGGTGCTGCCGGCCGAGCAGAGGATCGTGGATGAGGTGACGGTGAAAGCCTATGTGACCGGGCCGCCGCGGCAGCGCGACAACGGTGGCCGGCTGAGCCTGCCTTTCCCTTCATCCCCCGGCTTGTTCAATGACTACGGTGATACCCAAGTACGACAGACGTCGTATTTCCAATGGCGCGACCGGACGCGGGTGGAGACGACGGTGCGCTTGCCCGCTGGCTGGCGGCCGGAGTCGCTGCCGCAGCCGCTGAAGCTGGACACCCCGGCTTATCTCGCGGAGGCATCATGGTCCCATGGCGAAGGCACCTGCACTGCGAGTCTGCGGCTGGATTGCCGCGAGGCGGTGATCGCAGCGGGAGCGGTGGCGGGACCTGCGCAGGCGAACCGCTCGCTGGCGGCGTGGCTGGGTGTGCCGCTGCTGCTCACGCAGGCGGAAGGAAAGGCGGCGGACAAGCCGGCACCCATCGGTCAGGTCGAGCTGCCGCTGATGCCGACCGGGCAGGGCCAGATGACGCTGGTGAACCGCTTGTTTCCGGCGGGATCGGATGCCGCCAAGCGCCGCGCGGCCTTGGAAAAGGTCGTGAGCTATTTCCCGAACGATCCCTCGACGGTCCATGACGCCCGGGTCCAGATCGCCTACCTGCGGGTGCTGGCGGATGAATATCCCGCCGCGGTTGCGGAACTCGCCCCTTTGGCAGCGCGTCGTCCGGAGGGTGTGGATGCGGAGAGCTTCGCCTTCACCCGCTATCTTCACGCCATGGCCCTGCAGGAGACGGGTGAAACGGAGGCCGCGCTGAAGGTGATGCGCGAACTCGTGGCAGACGCCGGTCTGTCCGACTACCGTCGCGGTTGGTCGGCCAGCCTTGCCGGCACGTGGCTGGCGGAGCGCAAGCCGGTGCCTGTGGAAGCGCTGGAGTTGCTCAAGCAAGCCGTTGCTTTCGGCGGTGAGGCTGCCGAGCCGGCGCTGGTGGTCTTGATTCCCGCGATGGCTTCCACCGGTCAAGGCGAGGCTCTCGCCGACATGATGGCCAAGGGTGATGCGCTGGATGCCTTCGAAGACGGTGGTGCGTCCGTGCTCAAACAGATTACGGATGGCGTGACGGAGAAGGCCGGTGAGCTGCAGCCTTGGCTGGCACGGGCCCGTGACCTCGCGGAGGACGAAGACCGCAAGAAGCATCTGGCCACCGCTGCCACCGCGCTGGAGAGCTGGCTTTCCCGTGGCGAGGCGTATGCCACCGTGCGCGCGCGCGTGCTGGCCGCATTGGAACTACGGGGGACGCAGTACTTCGACGGGACGAAGCCGGGAGACACCGCCGCGGCGACGGAAGCGATGCTCGATGGTCTCAACGGAAAGGATCGCAAGAAATGGATCGCGACGGCTGCCGCTTACTTCCGCACCTTCGAGCCGTCACCGCAATTCTCGCGTGTCGTTTGGCATTTGCTCGGCCACTTCAGCGCGGTCGAGGAGAAGGACGAGGGAGTGCTCTTTGATGAACTGGCCGAAGCGTCCGCGCTGCTGCCGAAGTCGGACGATCACTACTGGGAGTGCCGCTTCACCCATTCCTGGAGGCTGCGCGACACCAGCAAGGTCAAAGATGCGGAAGCGATCCAGCGGGCGATGACGGAAGATCCCGCCCTGCCTGCCGACTTCACGAAGACCGCGTGGTCGGCCTTGGGCGAGTCGCATGAGCTCCAGGGGCGTTGGGATGAAGCTGCTGCTTGCTATGCGAAGTTCAAGGAAGACCGCCACGGCTTCCGTGTGGTCGTGGAGGGTATCTTGCGTGCGGGGTTGCTGCGTGCCCATCTCGGCGAGCGCGAGGATGCGCTGGAGATCTGGAAGCTCCTGGCCGATGTACCGGCGACCACCTATGATGACTCGCCGCTGATATCCGAGATTGTCGACGCCATCGCTCTTTCTGCGGATCCCGATGCGACGCTCGAACAATGGAAGCGCATGGACGGGTGGTGGAAGGACTCTTTCGTGCCTTTGCTGAAGAGTCTCGGTCTTGAAGAGCTTGGGCAGCGGCCTTACCTCGCGGATCAGGGGACGGCGGTCGACGTGCGTTGCCGCAAGGCCCTGGCGGAGAAGGATGTCACGATGGTGGCGAAGGATCTGGCCGCGGTGGGCCTTTCATTCCGCTGGCTGCCCTGCCACATCGGCTCGCTGCAAACGATGCTGAGCCTCTACGTGAAGCCGCTGCGCCCGCAGACGGTTTCACGCCAGGAGCGCGTGGTGGAAGATGCCGCGGCGGCGGTGAGCATCGCGAAGCTGTCCGTCATCGAGTATTGCCTGCGCCTGCATGCCGGCATGGCGGTGGACCGGGGCGAGCCCGCGTTGACCTTGAAGCTCCTCGACGGGCAATGGGGGGAAGCGCCGGGCCGCGGTGACGAGCACCGCGAGCGCTCCGCTTATGTCTTTGGCATGGCTGCCGTGGCTAGCGGTGAGAGGCTGCCGGATGCGCTGGCGATCAGCTCGGCCGTGATCGAAAAAGGGCCGGGCTTCGTGAATGCCGGGACGTGGTTTTCGCTGCACGCGGATCTTCTCGCAAAATCCGGCAAGCAGTCTGAGGCCATTGCTTTCCTCAAGGGAAAGTCCACCGATCCCGCTATCAAGGCGGATGCCAAGGTGCTGGACGCCATCACCACCAAGCTCGATGCCCTGACCAAGTCGGCAGGGCATCACGAGGGCCTGGAGGCTTCCGTTCGCGGCTACATCGAGACTCTTGCTCCGAGTTGGTATGCCAATGTCGGCCCGGCGGATTTGGATGACCCGCGCGTGGGCGATGTGGACAAGGTTCTCTCGGGCGATCTCTCCCGCTTTCATCCTGCCGAGCGGCAGCGTCTGCGCTTGCTCATCGCGCTCAGCGACCGGGCCACCGCGGAGGTCCGCGAGCGGGCCTATGGCGAAGCTCTGGTAGAGGCTGCCGCAAGTTGCCGGACTCTGCCGGAGGCCGATGCCGTGTGGTCGCATGCCATCGACGATGAAGCGCTGCCTCTCACGCTGCGGCTGCCGCTACTGTGGAAGGCGGCGGTTTCCGCGACTATGACCGGGCAGGTGGAACTGCTCGCCAAGCTTGCCGAGAAGCCGGTCTTCCAAAGCTTCGCCGAGGCGTATGCCAAGCGCTACTACCCACTGCTTCAGGACATCGCGAAGAGTCGCCGGGACGGCGCGGGCGCTGCCTCACAAGCGGTGCTCGACCGGCTGGCCGGCAAGGAGCTGGATGCGGTGGAGCTGCAGGTCGCCGGGATGTTCCATGCGTTCCTGCTCGGTGCAGGCGACCTGGATGCTGCTGTGGCCGCACGCGAAGCGATGAAGTCGTGGAAGCTCGCGCCCGGCACTTCCGGCAGCATCCTCACCACTCGTTTGGCATGGCTGCGCTTGGAGAATACCGCGAAGCCGTCGATCGAGTTTGATCGCGCGATGCGAGGGATCTTCCTGCCGGTCCTCGAGCGTGTGGCAAAGGACGCACCGGCGGGGTGGGAGCAGCGTATGAACGTGGAGCAGCTCGACGATCTCACGGAGCGGCAAGCGGATGGGGTTCGTGCTGCTACCGTGATGAAAGCAGCGGCGCATGATGCCACGGAGGGTGCCCGCTGGCTTCGCTATCCTTCGTTCTGGTTTTCTTCCGGTGGTAAGACCGATCACGCCAAGGCATTGGAGTTCTTCAAGCTCGCCTTGGGCATCAAGGATGACTTCCGCGCGAATCTCGCCCTAAGCGGCACCCTCGTGGGGATGGAGCTCCCGGCTGACGGGAGTTGGAAGGAGATCGATGCCGTGCTTGATGAAGCGCTGAAGGCGAACAAGAGCCAAGCGGTCGGGGCCTTGATCGATTTCTGGCGAGCGTTTCGTGACCGCAAGGTCGGCGATCCGGTCGATGTGCCGCAGGCGGTCCTCAACGCCAAAAAGATGAGCATGCTCGGCATCGCGGTCTATGGCAGCTCGATGGAGGCCTTGATCGCGAATGGGGACAAGGCCGGCCTTGAAAGCTTGCTCGGTGAGATCAAGCCCGATGACTTTCTCGATGGCACGGGCATCGCCACCTACGCCGCGGCGCTCGAAATGCTGGGTCGCACGGACGAGCTGGAACTCGTCCGTGAGTCCGTGCCCGATGTGATCCGGAAGGAAATGATGAGTGCCTGGTATGAGGGCTCGGTTTCTTCCGCCCGGCGCACGCTCGATCTGGCCGCCGGGTTCGATCACGCCAATCTGCTGCCGGGGGCGTGGCGAAAGGACATGGCGACGCTCACGGTGGACCCGATGGGCGCAGCCTTGATGGCCGCCCGTCTGGCGCGTCTCGACCGCGATTGGCAGGAGATGCTCGCGGCGCTTGCCAAGGTGAAGGATCAAGCGGAGGACGATGAAACCGGGTGGCACTATCTCAACGCGGTCGCCCATGTCGGATTGGGTAAACCGGAGCTTGCCCGGCCTCACCTCGACAAGGTGATTCGCGCCGGGATCCTTGACGGTGCGTCGTTCGTGCAAGCCGTCGTGCTTCTCAAGTCGCTGGACGAGCTGGGGAAGTGA
- a CDS encoding phospholipase D-like domain-containing protein, which translates to MVFSACGSLHSNADRSAERRPQASDSVTGKSQLAVSAFRATTLAAVRQPYTTVRTGLAVFWHRPKEIVSGNLPVRLDLTPPPVEVPGSEEFEMLLDRQGMPNRESGRLTWLVDGREFFPELDRRLAAAKERVDLQFFIYDNDDVAVQYADRLKAKAETVPVRVLFDDLGSSFAHTAAPETPGPRGFVPPADMAVYLKNDSRIQVRRSLNPWLVCDHTKLLVFDRRTAIMGGMNMGREYYSEWHDVMVKVEGPIVGRLQGEFSRAWRKAGPWGDLAMFQRPRFFRKPEPVDGGVPLRLLRTDAAAGQEQILKSTLLGIRAAKKRIWIENPYFAHDDIAIEVEAAARRGVDVRVILPARGDSTIMDAGNLGTARGLIEAGAKVYRYPRMTHMKVIICDGWAQVGSANLDILSMRINREMNLAFSDPATVRDLERKVFLPDFRASKLVRHEETTSPVAPIAEAVADQL; encoded by the coding sequence GTGGTTTTTTCCGCCTGCGGTTCGCTCCATTCGAATGCCGACCGGTCCGCCGAACGGCGACCGCAGGCAAGCGACTCCGTGACGGGCAAAAGCCAGCTCGCGGTGAGCGCCTTCCGGGCAACGACCTTGGCGGCGGTGCGGCAACCCTACACCACGGTGCGGACCGGCTTGGCGGTCTTTTGGCACCGGCCCAAGGAAATCGTGAGCGGGAATCTGCCGGTGCGGCTGGATCTGACTCCCCCTCCCGTGGAGGTGCCCGGCAGCGAGGAATTCGAGATGCTGCTCGATCGCCAAGGGATGCCTAACCGTGAATCCGGACGGCTCACGTGGCTGGTGGACGGTCGCGAGTTTTTCCCGGAGCTGGACCGACGGCTCGCCGCCGCGAAGGAACGGGTGGACCTGCAGTTTTTCATCTACGACAACGACGATGTCGCCGTGCAGTACGCGGACCGCCTCAAGGCCAAGGCGGAGACCGTGCCGGTGCGCGTCCTCTTCGACGATCTGGGCAGCTCCTTCGCCCACACCGCCGCGCCGGAAACGCCCGGCCCGCGCGGGTTCGTCCCGCCCGCCGACATGGCGGTTTATTTGAAGAACGATTCGCGCATTCAGGTCCGCCGCTCGCTCAATCCGTGGCTCGTCTGCGATCACACCAAGCTGCTCGTTTTCGATCGCCGCACGGCGATTATGGGTGGGATGAACATGGGCCGGGAGTACTACTCCGAGTGGCATGACGTGATGGTGAAGGTCGAGGGGCCAATCGTGGGACGCTTGCAGGGCGAGTTCAGCCGGGCCTGGCGCAAGGCCGGTCCGTGGGGCGATCTCGCGATGTTCCAGCGCCCGCGGTTTTTCCGCAAACCGGAGCCGGTCGATGGCGGGGTGCCGCTGCGGCTGCTGCGCACCGATGCCGCGGCCGGCCAGGAGCAGATTCTCAAATCCACGCTTTTAGGCATCCGGGCTGCGAAGAAGCGGATCTGGATCGAGAACCCGTATTTCGCGCACGATGACATCGCGATCGAGGTGGAAGCCGCGGCGCGCCGCGGGGTCGATGTCCGGGTGATCCTGCCGGCGCGCGGCGATTCCACGATCATGGACGCTGGCAATCTGGGCACCGCCCGCGGGTTGATCGAGGCCGGGGCTAAAGTTTATCGCTATCCTAGGATGACCCATATGAAGGTCATCATTTGCGACGGCTGGGCGCAGGTCGGCTCGGCGAATCTCGACATCCTCAGCATGCGGATCAACCGGGAGATGAACCTGGCTTTTTCGGATCCTGCCACCGTCCGCGATCTGGAGCGGAAGGTGTTCCTGCCGGACTTCCGTGCGTCGAAGCTGGTCCGCCACGAGGAAACGACCAGTCCGGTGGCCCCGATCGCGGAGGCGGTGGCCGACCAGTTGTGA